In Amia ocellicauda isolate fAmiCal2 chromosome 7, fAmiCal2.hap1, whole genome shotgun sequence, one genomic interval encodes:
- the ankmy1 gene encoding ankyrin repeat and MYND domain-containing protein 1 gives MPSSTGSAAGTEVQDCPACGPGEQAARRGRYTGASVGGQKHGAGVQEWPDSSRYEGQFVDGLKHGTGAFTWSNGEVYKGEFFKDYRHGHGTYSWPGGCSFTGSFYLNRKEGYGTLQLPDGTTFQGLYRADERFGPGVLTYPDGRQDVGLWHRERLLKLCTRLPGAFSLHDFPEHQASLGPRDEISQEPERAYETQAATKPFYYAYMKLLEDERFMLPPEIVSYSSDSDHLPLPQSLRRELDERFFGEHCCDTESMPTVLDSLPLQLRIRGHIRRHRLGAEGLDWDVAAVLSGRREAFGPKGPLEVNSERLIQEASEGDPLSVYTILRGGLAHPDVGDARGHTPLIAAAVNCHNDVINILLNSGADVNQLSDEGLSALAVCHVLYYPSHTFHSNMAEGLDRDGQEEELASSCEETANPESSAEPPARTIQVRDGRIHLGSVSWPQPGTECAAGGLDVKESPDDPVFDSARSLASFHIDVTEDALQQTAEALSRNSLAQRSISEETVRRMALMKAEHRNRWATIKLLLCRGADPNASSVPMPVLFLAIKAGHVQAVRRLLQCGARTDVPLPKRQKGLYPLHIAAALPGKEGVKITELLLHAAANPDVRAQDAEDVFSLDKVSSSHPPLGFSMKSTTPLGPPVQYYSPPDKLPEEGGRTPLHIACQRDIHYTNAREVISLLLCHKADPNLLWSGHSPLSLAIASGNDDAIDELLAGGADPNLPLSGCVGSALCATANIYYDPYRSPRQTATLIDKLVNAGANILMPVVIGEGRKTVMGTAVDYAYYAFYQDRRIAHTPYHALSAKEREVFNGRRELLALMGDLLRQAAVGKERERLERELELGIASRSPTEKFVYTGTGASSPLTRPGDETSSSSSSSRLAPGNKGQAAATGRKPNTIRKPLFKYCYQCGRTMGVQLAACSRCHEVFYCSKACKMKAWSERHKDECLRVTGKARDAQSAPPKPKTQQRPDPSQGNTGAGGGHTREGLKTERGPAETLATAGITENYSFN, from the exons ATGCCCTCTTCCACCGGCTCGGCCGCAGGGACAGAAGTCCAGGACTGTCCCGCTTGTGGCCCCGGAGAGCAGGCCGCCCGGCGGGGGCGCTACACCGGGGCCAGCGTGGGCGGACAGAAGCACGGGGCAGGGGTGCAGGAGTGGCCGGACAGCTCCAGGTATGAGGGGCAGTTCGTGGATGGCCTGAAGCATGGCACCGGGGCCTTTACTTGGAGCAACGGGGAG GTGTACAAGGGGGAGTTCTTTAAGGACTACCGCCATGGCCATGGGACGTACTCCTGGCCAGGGGGCTGCAGCTTCACCGGGTCATTCTACCTGAACCGCAAGGAAGGCTATGGGACTCTGCAGCTGCCCGACGGGACGACCTTTCAG GGGCTGTACCGGGCGGACGAGCGTTTTGGGCCAGGCGTGCTGACGTACCCCGACGGGCGGCAAGATGTGGGCCTGTGGCACCGGGAACGCCTATTGAAGCTGTGCACCCGCCTCCCGGGGGCCTTCAGCCTGCACGACTTCCCTGAACACCAAGCGAGCCTGGGGCCCAGGGACGAGATCTCACAGGAGCCAGAGAGGGCGTATGAGACCCAGGCAGCCACCAAACCCTTCTACTACGCCTACATGAAGCTTCTGGAGGACGAGCGCTTCATGCTTCCTCCCGAGATTGTTAGCTACTCCTCCGACTCCGACCACCTGCCCCTCCCCCAGTCTCTGCGGAGGGAACTCGACGAACGCTTTTTTGGAGAGCATTGCTGTGACACTGAGTCCATGCCCACGGTCTTGGATTCGCTCCCTCTTCAGCTTCGTATTCGGGGTCACATCCGCAGACACAG GCTGGGGGCCGAGGGGCTGGACTGGGACGTGGCCGCGGTGCTGTCCGGGAGGCGGGAGGCATTCGGACCCAAAGGCCCGTTGGAGGTGAACTCCGAGAGGCTGATCCAGGAGGCGTCGGAGGGAGATCCCCTGAGTGTGTACACTATCCTGCGAGGCGGCCTGGCACACCCTGACGTTGGCGATGCCCGGGGCCACACTCCTCTCATCGCTGCTGCT GTGAACTGTCACAATGATGTCATCAACATCCTACTGAACAGCGGGGCCGACGTGAATCAACTGAGCGATGAGGGGCTGTCGGCGCTGGCGGTGTGCCACGTGCTCTACTACCCCTCACACACTTTCCACAGCAACATGGCCGAAGGACTGGACCGCGATGGGCAG GAGGAGGAACTGGCCAGCAGCTGTGAAGAGACTGCCAACCCCGAGAGCAGCGCCGAGCCTCCAGCGCGCACCATCCAGGTTCGCGACGGCCGCATCCATTTGGGCTCTGTCTCCTGGCCCCAGCCCGGGACAGAGTGTGCAGCGGGAGGCCTAGATGTGAAGGAGAGCCCAGATGACCCCGTCTTTGACTCAGCCCGCAGCCTGGCCAGCTTTCACATTGACGTGACCGAGGATGCCCTGCAGCAGACTGCCGAGGCGCTGAGCCGCAACAGCCTGGCCCAGCGCTCCATCAGCGAGGAGACCGTCAGGAGGATGGCACTGATGAAGGCAGA GCACAGGAACAGGTGGGCCACCATCAAGCTGCTGCTGTGCAGAGGTGCGGACCCCAACGCCTCCTCGGTGCCCATGCCCGTCCTCTTCCTCGCCATCAAGGCCGGGCACGTCCAGGCCGTGCGCCGCCTGTTGCAGTGTGGAGCCAGGACCGACGTGCCCCTGCCAAAGAGG CAAAAGGGCTTGTACCCTCTGCATATCGCGGCCGCCCTGCCTGGCAAAGAAGGGGTTAAGATCACAGAGCTCTTGCTGCACGCGGCGGCCAACCCGGATGTGCGAGCCCAGGATGCAGAGGACGTCTTCTCGCTTGATAAG GTCTCCAGTTCGCATCCTCCCCTTGGCTTCAGCATGAAGTCAACCACCCCCCTCGGACCCCCCGTCCAGTACTACAGCCCCCCGGACAAGCTACCTGAGGAGGGCGGTAGGACACCCCTGCACATTGCCTGTCAGCGGGACATCCACTACACC AACGCGAGGGAAGTCATCTCTCTCCTGTTGTGCCACAAGGCCGATCCCAACCTGCTCTGGAGCGGccactctcccctctccctggcCATCGCTAGCGGCAATGACGAT GCTATAGATGAGCTCCTGGCCGGGGGCGCGGACCCCAATCTCCCCCTGTCTGGCTGCGTGGGCAGCGCGCTCTGTGCCACCGCTAACATCTACTACGATCCCTACCGCAGCCCACGCCAAACTGCCACACTG ATAGACAAATTGGTCAACGCTGGAGCCAACATACTGATGCCAGTGGTGATCGGAGAGGGACGCAAGACTGTGATGGGTACTGCGGTGGACTACGCCTACTACGCCTTCTACCAG GACCGGCGGATCGCCCACACCCCGTACCACGCCCTCAGCGCCAAGGAGAGGGAGGTGTTCAATGGCCGGAGGGAGCTCCTCGCCCTCATGGGAGACCTGCTGCGCCAGGCGGCCGTCGGGAAGGAGCGGGAAAGGCTGGAGAGGGAGCTGGAGCTGGGGATAGCGA GCCGCAGCCCCACGGAGAAGTTTGTGTACACGGGAACGGGAGCCAGTTCTCCTCTAACCAGGCCAGGAGACGagacctcctcctcttcctccag TTCCAGACTGGCACCCGGAAACAAAGGTCAGGCAGCGGCGACGGGAAGAAAACCCAACACGATTAG GAAGCCGCTGTTCAAGTACTGCTACCAGTGCGGGCGGACCATGGGGGTGCAGCTGGCGGCATGCAGCCGCTGCCACGAGGTCTTCTACTGCAGCAAGGCCTGCAAGATGAAGGCCTGGAGCGAGCGCCACAAGGACGAGTGTCTCCGTGTCACAG GTAAGGCCAGGGACGCCCAGAGTGCCCCGCCGAAGCCCAAGACACAGCAGCGTCCAGACCCCAGCCAAGGAAATACAGGTGCGGGCGGGGGGCACACCAGGGAGGGCCTCAAAACTGAGAGGGGCCCAGCAGAGACGCTGGCCACCGCGGGCATCACTGAGAACTACAGCTTCAACTGA
- the LOC136753559 gene encoding protein FAM227A isoform X1 translates to MAHINRLCSPVVVYEADEGDDTTTGHGKPDGQQEVAGWPVPISACLVGSIGKVNEKIAHLQLLPCRQQLINHSGYDGPNWSEPDTSEKIGQQSLGNTERDEKDVQMFSCVYQEQSSHALQLDMQHKSSQRLEKRDQDKPKLVEVHQYPGFSKEMPTPLPNNIALNTIMSRVVKAQGHLAKKPRYQAVFQSLLASPVMQDLLLDSFWWILLQNYQPDSSSQAQLFARLSESYVRFLTQSLFSRYGDVFLKEFPQTLSQALYCCFCSCFPQSVTSFHCNAFLCQLCHTAYQWVGGIRPAPDIFGQWDFTALEPEEVRRGEPTSGSDKHNAGSDQLLPLCVRLQSFLCPAGVSWSFLDAVSSSPLISPLRSRSRQPSFTTTRVESRSSVLCPSCPSLASMRPKGMLGTSSCVSMTAEHSEVQVKKAEVELKVFSSPSEGASHWPGTQSPTACPGPQFQKCVFNLWGHSPLVQFYLQRHRGHSQTGLDFLVGRTEIHKLPPYPLKSLGITDKCILNGEGRPLAPVRAGNLLAPFSEAFSNIFCM, encoded by the exons ATGGCACATATTAACCGGCTCTGCTCTCCAGTGGTAGTGTACGAAGCAGATGAGGGAGACGACACGACCACCGGTCACGGAAAGCCAGATGGGCAGCAGGAAGTGGCCGGATGGCCAGTGC CTATCTCAGCTTGCCTGGTGGGCTCCATAGGGAAAGTCAATGAGAAGATCGCTCATCTCCAACTACTGCCATGCAGACAGCAGCTG ATCAACCACAGTGGATATGATGGCCCAAACTGGTCTGAGCCAGACACAAGTGAGAAGATTGGACAGCAGTCCCTTGGGAATACAG agagagatgagaaAGACGTGCAGATGTTCTCATGTGTCTACCAAGAGCAATCCTCACATGCCCTGCAACTGGACATGCAACACAAAAGCAGCCAGAGACTTGAAAAG AGGGATCAGGACAAACCCAAACTTGTGGAAGTGCACCAGTACCCTGGCTTTAGCAAGGAAATGCCAACACCTCTGCCGAACAACATCGCCCTCAACACCATCATGTCCCGGGTGGTTAAAGCTCAGGGGCACCTGGCCAAAAAG CCCAGATACCAGGCGGTGTTTCAGAGTCTGCTGGCCTCACCGGTGATGCAGGACTTACTGCTGGACTCCTTCTGGTGGATATTACTTCAAAACTaccag CCGGATAGCAGCTCTCAGGCTCAGCTGTTCGCGCGGCTCTCTGAGAGTTACGTCCGATTCCTGACCCAGAGTTTGTTCTCGCGCTACGGAGACGTCTTCCTGAAG GAGTTCCCCCAGACTCTGAGCCAGGCGCTGTACTGCTGCTTCTGTTCCTGCTTCCCTCAGTCTGTCACCTCCTTCCACTGCAACGCGTTCCTCTGCCAGCTGTGCCACACGGCCTACCAGTGGGTCGGAG GTATCCGCCCCGCTCCTGACATCTTCGGTCAGTGGGATTTCACGGCTCTCGAGCCTGAAGAAGTGCGGCGAGGGGAGCCGACGTCCGGGTCCGACAAACACAACGCAGGGAGTG ATCAGCTGCTTCCCCTGTGTGTGCGTCTTCAGTCTTTTCTCTGCCCCGCAGGAGTGAGTTGGTCTTTCCTGGACGCCGTCTCCTCCAGCCCCCTCATCTCTCCCCTCCGTTCTCGCAGTCGCCAGCCCAGCTTCACGACGACGCGCGTCGAGAGCAGG AGCTCAGTGTTGTGTCCCAGCTGCCCCAGTCTGGCGAGCATGCGGCCCAAAGGCATGCTGGGAACAAGCAGTTGTGTTTCCATGACAGCAG AACACAGTGAGGTCCAGGTCAAAAAGGCTGAGGTCGAACTGAAGGTCTTCTCCTCCCCGAGCGAGGGAGCGTCTCACTGGCCTGGGACACAG TCCCCCACAGCCTGTCCCGGGCCCCAGTTCCAGAAGTGTGTCTTCAATCTGTGGGGACACAGCCCCCTGGTGCAGTTTTACCTGCAGAGACATCGCGGACACTCACAGACTGGGCTGGACTTTCTAGTGGGGAGGACCGAGATCCACAAACTGCCTCCATATCCTTTAAAAAGTTTGGGGATAAcagataaatgtattttaaatggtgaAGGCCGACCCTTAGCCCCAGTTAGAGCTGGAAACCTTCTGGCTCCGTTCTCAGAGGCTTTCAGTAACATATTCTGTATGTAA
- the LOC136753559 gene encoding protein FAM227A isoform X3, whose translation MAHINRLCSPVVVYEADEGDDTTTGHGKPDGQQEVAGWPVPISACLVGSIGKVNEKIAHLQLLPCRQQLINHSGYDGPNWSEPDTSEKIGQQSLGNTERDEKDVQMFSCVYQEQSSHALQLDMQHKSSQRLEKRDQDKPKLVEVHQYPGFSKEMPTPLPNNIALNTIMSRVVKAQGHLAKKPRYQAVFQSLLASPVMQDLLLDSFWWILLQNYQPDSSSQAQLFARLSESYVRFLTQSLFSRYGDVFLKEFPQTLSQALYCCFCSCFPQSVTSFHCNAFLCQLCHTAYQWVGGIRPAPDIFGQWDFTALEPEEVRRGEPTSGSDKHNAGSGVSWSFLDAVSSSPLISPLRSRSRQPSFTTTRVESRSSVLCPSCPSLASMRPKGMLGTSSCVSMTAEHSEVQVKKAEVELKVFSSPSEGASHWPGTQSPTACPGPQFQKCVFNLWGHSPLVQFYLQRHRGHSQTGLDFLVGRTEIHKLPPYPLKSLGITDKCILNGEGRPLAPVRAGNLLAPFSEAFSNIFCM comes from the exons ATGGCACATATTAACCGGCTCTGCTCTCCAGTGGTAGTGTACGAAGCAGATGAGGGAGACGACACGACCACCGGTCACGGAAAGCCAGATGGGCAGCAGGAAGTGGCCGGATGGCCAGTGC CTATCTCAGCTTGCCTGGTGGGCTCCATAGGGAAAGTCAATGAGAAGATCGCTCATCTCCAACTACTGCCATGCAGACAGCAGCTG ATCAACCACAGTGGATATGATGGCCCAAACTGGTCTGAGCCAGACACAAGTGAGAAGATTGGACAGCAGTCCCTTGGGAATACAG agagagatgagaaAGACGTGCAGATGTTCTCATGTGTCTACCAAGAGCAATCCTCACATGCCCTGCAACTGGACATGCAACACAAAAGCAGCCAGAGACTTGAAAAG AGGGATCAGGACAAACCCAAACTTGTGGAAGTGCACCAGTACCCTGGCTTTAGCAAGGAAATGCCAACACCTCTGCCGAACAACATCGCCCTCAACACCATCATGTCCCGGGTGGTTAAAGCTCAGGGGCACCTGGCCAAAAAG CCCAGATACCAGGCGGTGTTTCAGAGTCTGCTGGCCTCACCGGTGATGCAGGACTTACTGCTGGACTCCTTCTGGTGGATATTACTTCAAAACTaccag CCGGATAGCAGCTCTCAGGCTCAGCTGTTCGCGCGGCTCTCTGAGAGTTACGTCCGATTCCTGACCCAGAGTTTGTTCTCGCGCTACGGAGACGTCTTCCTGAAG GAGTTCCCCCAGACTCTGAGCCAGGCGCTGTACTGCTGCTTCTGTTCCTGCTTCCCTCAGTCTGTCACCTCCTTCCACTGCAACGCGTTCCTCTGCCAGCTGTGCCACACGGCCTACCAGTGGGTCGGAG GTATCCGCCCCGCTCCTGACATCTTCGGTCAGTGGGATTTCACGGCTCTCGAGCCTGAAGAAGTGCGGCGAGGGGAGCCGACGTCCGGGTCCGACAAACACAACGCAGGGAGTG GAGTGAGTTGGTCTTTCCTGGACGCCGTCTCCTCCAGCCCCCTCATCTCTCCCCTCCGTTCTCGCAGTCGCCAGCCCAGCTTCACGACGACGCGCGTCGAGAGCAGG AGCTCAGTGTTGTGTCCCAGCTGCCCCAGTCTGGCGAGCATGCGGCCCAAAGGCATGCTGGGAACAAGCAGTTGTGTTTCCATGACAGCAG AACACAGTGAGGTCCAGGTCAAAAAGGCTGAGGTCGAACTGAAGGTCTTCTCCTCCCCGAGCGAGGGAGCGTCTCACTGGCCTGGGACACAG TCCCCCACAGCCTGTCCCGGGCCCCAGTTCCAGAAGTGTGTCTTCAATCTGTGGGGACACAGCCCCCTGGTGCAGTTTTACCTGCAGAGACATCGCGGACACTCACAGACTGGGCTGGACTTTCTAGTGGGGAGGACCGAGATCCACAAACTGCCTCCATATCCTTTAAAAAGTTTGGGGATAAcagataaatgtattttaaatggtgaAGGCCGACCCTTAGCCCCAGTTAGAGCTGGAAACCTTCTGGCTCCGTTCTCAGAGGCTTTCAGTAACATATTCTGTATGTAA
- the LOC136753559 gene encoding protein FAM227A isoform X2: MAHINRLCSPVVVYEADEGDDTTTGHGKPDGQQEVAGWPVPCLVGSIGKVNEKIAHLQLLPCRQQLINHSGYDGPNWSEPDTSEKIGQQSLGNTERDEKDVQMFSCVYQEQSSHALQLDMQHKSSQRLEKRDQDKPKLVEVHQYPGFSKEMPTPLPNNIALNTIMSRVVKAQGHLAKKPRYQAVFQSLLASPVMQDLLLDSFWWILLQNYQPDSSSQAQLFARLSESYVRFLTQSLFSRYGDVFLKEFPQTLSQALYCCFCSCFPQSVTSFHCNAFLCQLCHTAYQWVGGIRPAPDIFGQWDFTALEPEEVRRGEPTSGSDKHNAGSDQLLPLCVRLQSFLCPAGVSWSFLDAVSSSPLISPLRSRSRQPSFTTTRVESRSSVLCPSCPSLASMRPKGMLGTSSCVSMTAEHSEVQVKKAEVELKVFSSPSEGASHWPGTQSPTACPGPQFQKCVFNLWGHSPLVQFYLQRHRGHSQTGLDFLVGRTEIHKLPPYPLKSLGITDKCILNGEGRPLAPVRAGNLLAPFSEAFSNIFCM; encoded by the exons ATGGCACATATTAACCGGCTCTGCTCTCCAGTGGTAGTGTACGAAGCAGATGAGGGAGACGACACGACCACCGGTCACGGAAAGCCAGATGGGCAGCAGGAAGTGGCCGGATGGCCAGTGC CTTGCCTGGTGGGCTCCATAGGGAAAGTCAATGAGAAGATCGCTCATCTCCAACTACTGCCATGCAGACAGCAGCTG ATCAACCACAGTGGATATGATGGCCCAAACTGGTCTGAGCCAGACACAAGTGAGAAGATTGGACAGCAGTCCCTTGGGAATACAG agagagatgagaaAGACGTGCAGATGTTCTCATGTGTCTACCAAGAGCAATCCTCACATGCCCTGCAACTGGACATGCAACACAAAAGCAGCCAGAGACTTGAAAAG AGGGATCAGGACAAACCCAAACTTGTGGAAGTGCACCAGTACCCTGGCTTTAGCAAGGAAATGCCAACACCTCTGCCGAACAACATCGCCCTCAACACCATCATGTCCCGGGTGGTTAAAGCTCAGGGGCACCTGGCCAAAAAG CCCAGATACCAGGCGGTGTTTCAGAGTCTGCTGGCCTCACCGGTGATGCAGGACTTACTGCTGGACTCCTTCTGGTGGATATTACTTCAAAACTaccag CCGGATAGCAGCTCTCAGGCTCAGCTGTTCGCGCGGCTCTCTGAGAGTTACGTCCGATTCCTGACCCAGAGTTTGTTCTCGCGCTACGGAGACGTCTTCCTGAAG GAGTTCCCCCAGACTCTGAGCCAGGCGCTGTACTGCTGCTTCTGTTCCTGCTTCCCTCAGTCTGTCACCTCCTTCCACTGCAACGCGTTCCTCTGCCAGCTGTGCCACACGGCCTACCAGTGGGTCGGAG GTATCCGCCCCGCTCCTGACATCTTCGGTCAGTGGGATTTCACGGCTCTCGAGCCTGAAGAAGTGCGGCGAGGGGAGCCGACGTCCGGGTCCGACAAACACAACGCAGGGAGTG ATCAGCTGCTTCCCCTGTGTGTGCGTCTTCAGTCTTTTCTCTGCCCCGCAGGAGTGAGTTGGTCTTTCCTGGACGCCGTCTCCTCCAGCCCCCTCATCTCTCCCCTCCGTTCTCGCAGTCGCCAGCCCAGCTTCACGACGACGCGCGTCGAGAGCAGG AGCTCAGTGTTGTGTCCCAGCTGCCCCAGTCTGGCGAGCATGCGGCCCAAAGGCATGCTGGGAACAAGCAGTTGTGTTTCCATGACAGCAG AACACAGTGAGGTCCAGGTCAAAAAGGCTGAGGTCGAACTGAAGGTCTTCTCCTCCCCGAGCGAGGGAGCGTCTCACTGGCCTGGGACACAG TCCCCCACAGCCTGTCCCGGGCCCCAGTTCCAGAAGTGTGTCTTCAATCTGTGGGGACACAGCCCCCTGGTGCAGTTTTACCTGCAGAGACATCGCGGACACTCACAGACTGGGCTGGACTTTCTAGTGGGGAGGACCGAGATCCACAAACTGCCTCCATATCCTTTAAAAAGTTTGGGGATAAcagataaatgtattttaaatggtgaAGGCCGACCCTTAGCCCCAGTTAGAGCTGGAAACCTTCTGGCTCCGTTCTCAGAGGCTTTCAGTAACATATTCTGTATGTAA
- the LOC136753559 gene encoding protein FAM227A isoform X4, whose amino-acid sequence MAHINRLCSPVVVYEADEGDDTTTGHGKPDGQQEVAGWPVPISACLVGSIGKVNEKIAHLQLLPCRQQLINHSGYDGPNWSEPDTSEKIGQQSLGNTERDEKDVQMFSCVYQEQSSHALQLDMQHKSSQRLEKRDQDKPKLVEVHQYPGFSKEMPTPLPNNIALNTIMSRVVKAQGHLAKKPRYQAVFQSLLASPVMQDLLLDSFWWILLQNYQPDSSSQAQLFARLSESYVRFLTQSLFSRYGDVFLKEFPQTLSQALYCCFCSCFPQSVTSFHCNAFLCQLCHTAYQWVGGIRPAPDIFGQWDFTALEPEEVRRGEPTSGSDKHNAGSDQLLPLCVRLQSFLCPAGVSWSFLDAVSSSPLISPLRSRSRQPSFTTTRVESRSSVLCPSCPSLASMRPKGMLGTSSCVSMTAEHSEVQVKKAEVELKVFSSPSEGASHWPGTQVSQVAKLPNISLWKTGSGHSTQSGSVH is encoded by the exons ATGGCACATATTAACCGGCTCTGCTCTCCAGTGGTAGTGTACGAAGCAGATGAGGGAGACGACACGACCACCGGTCACGGAAAGCCAGATGGGCAGCAGGAAGTGGCCGGATGGCCAGTGC CTATCTCAGCTTGCCTGGTGGGCTCCATAGGGAAAGTCAATGAGAAGATCGCTCATCTCCAACTACTGCCATGCAGACAGCAGCTG ATCAACCACAGTGGATATGATGGCCCAAACTGGTCTGAGCCAGACACAAGTGAGAAGATTGGACAGCAGTCCCTTGGGAATACAG agagagatgagaaAGACGTGCAGATGTTCTCATGTGTCTACCAAGAGCAATCCTCACATGCCCTGCAACTGGACATGCAACACAAAAGCAGCCAGAGACTTGAAAAG AGGGATCAGGACAAACCCAAACTTGTGGAAGTGCACCAGTACCCTGGCTTTAGCAAGGAAATGCCAACACCTCTGCCGAACAACATCGCCCTCAACACCATCATGTCCCGGGTGGTTAAAGCTCAGGGGCACCTGGCCAAAAAG CCCAGATACCAGGCGGTGTTTCAGAGTCTGCTGGCCTCACCGGTGATGCAGGACTTACTGCTGGACTCCTTCTGGTGGATATTACTTCAAAACTaccag CCGGATAGCAGCTCTCAGGCTCAGCTGTTCGCGCGGCTCTCTGAGAGTTACGTCCGATTCCTGACCCAGAGTTTGTTCTCGCGCTACGGAGACGTCTTCCTGAAG GAGTTCCCCCAGACTCTGAGCCAGGCGCTGTACTGCTGCTTCTGTTCCTGCTTCCCTCAGTCTGTCACCTCCTTCCACTGCAACGCGTTCCTCTGCCAGCTGTGCCACACGGCCTACCAGTGGGTCGGAG GTATCCGCCCCGCTCCTGACATCTTCGGTCAGTGGGATTTCACGGCTCTCGAGCCTGAAGAAGTGCGGCGAGGGGAGCCGACGTCCGGGTCCGACAAACACAACGCAGGGAGTG ATCAGCTGCTTCCCCTGTGTGTGCGTCTTCAGTCTTTTCTCTGCCCCGCAGGAGTGAGTTGGTCTTTCCTGGACGCCGTCTCCTCCAGCCCCCTCATCTCTCCCCTCCGTTCTCGCAGTCGCCAGCCCAGCTTCACGACGACGCGCGTCGAGAGCAGG AGCTCAGTGTTGTGTCCCAGCTGCCCCAGTCTGGCGAGCATGCGGCCCAAAGGCATGCTGGGAACAAGCAGTTGTGTTTCCATGACAGCAG AACACAGTGAGGTCCAGGTCAAAAAGGCTGAGGTCGAACTGAAGGTCTTCTCCTCCCCGAGCGAGGGAGCGTCTCACTGGCCTGGGACACAGGTCAGCCAAGTGGCGAAACTCCCGAATATTAGTTTGTGGAAAACAGGTTCTGGCCACTCGACTCAATCCGGGTCAGTCCACTGA